In Phlebotomus papatasi isolate M1 chromosome 1, Ppap_2.1, whole genome shotgun sequence, the following proteins share a genomic window:
- the LOC129798871 gene encoding methyltransferase N6AMT1 → METPFLTHLTQEDYKFVYEASEDSFLLLDALEEDLPQIRQQKPLFCVEIGSGSGVIVTALAKSLSSSAHCVGIDVNPYACKATKKTSLVNGASVDVTTMDLLSGFRSNSIDLLIFNPPYVPTEADEEDCEGGETFSGCLVKSWAGGEDGCSTVNRLLPTLVEKLAPASVFYLLLLRENKPKEWLKTFQQFGFSGSIIKERKIRGEYLYILKIVRCNSIK, encoded by the exons ATGGAAACGCCCTTTCTTACCCATTTAACACAAGAAGATTATAAG TTTGTTTATGAAGCCTCTGAAGATAGTTTTCTCCTTCTGGACGCTCTCGAGGAGGATCTCCCACAGATTAGGCAGCAAAAGCCACTTTTCTGTGTGGAGATTGGGTCAGGTAGTGGTGTAATTGTCACTGCCCTGGCCAAGAGTCTTTCCTCATCTGCCCATTGCGTTGGAATCGATGTTAATCCATATGCttgtaag GCCACCAAAAAGACTTCTTTGGTCAATGGAGCTTCTGTCGATGTGACTACAATGGATTTATTGAGTGGTTTTCGATCGAATTCAATtgatttgcttattttcaatccTCCTTATGTTCCAACGGAGGCCGATGAGGAAGACTGCGAAGGTGGTGAGACTTTTTCTGGGTGTTTGGTAAAGTCTTGGGCAGGAGGGGAAGATGGATGTTCTACGGTGAATCGTCTATTGCCTACCTTGGTGGAGAAATTAGCTCCAGCCTCGGTGTTCTATCTTCTGCTCTTGCGCGAGAATAAACCCAAAGAGTGGCTTAAGACATTCCAGCAATTCGGCTTCTCAGGCAGCATCAtcaaagagagaaaaattcGTGGAGAATATTTGTACATTCTCAAGATTGTGAGATGCAATTCAATAAAGTAA
- the LOC129805258 gene encoding uncharacterized protein LOC129805258: MGNSNSLAHYTPDIEEKWHHSLPQPSYQQQIKVLPDLTETSRLRPTNNGVILHSGGTLTGRRESIGAIGSGVHRSRSISSPTHHHEMKYKPGALQRHHTQLEMVPSGRNYAAQEMNYKRFGSEPDLRFSEEELLNQNRNIQAKFPKGRKKKAPPNVPNRPGYEYDPSRFGWKPRQEIEQMPIPTPQLQHQQQPRKLRLFKTKAESSKKNGNPPKLATEASDMHFRKPFMDRRNKYLRDSRPAQDDINLRQPDFQASSAKSKIQLLPMPQYRREKSFDLSLLLSRKKEESKQGPPPNTFRKLSDGKEFDLKTTSKAKAAPSSPLTKSKARRASQPPQVVGNDFQKELQEATRRRSMAVKLQTSEKSLKTTDVKSPAKENQGNHMPQKKMSPGIMEQKIVAKPKEQITIKVPAPETPIPKPPTQPNPPPAQPQTEKVAPKTFYFGMGDPQSSKLPDMNLEKVENEAIDIFAESILNLKRRPRLTDSSESAMSSDAEENMLQDLAKGDDETDGISLQLRPTLPKKQFEIPRFSPAAAWRMLTPANDPTEREFNPWKIEKPDNFSLSDRPPDTSSRNEERIERIYREPIPGLPDNKSGDSGISGDAGLLELTDTSPINVNSATNEEQKLGPFLSPWTPQQDLGEESSSDGDELKEKAQKDDIGQKHAFSLSLPRESSIYSDKVDKQSFNSLQRLRRTVSGAFNGNSDPGQMDISPYRNDNWFLSRSAPNSIEKNPLPSISDQEDIEKDIPPPMNIVPSMQPPSFSYLAGGKHFMYLPHRTVAKSDSVSEKTPPVKREEETSSNHRENLQDSPASWTPPVKTSKSKNHRFTFQSTVRQIERRRLAEKLSKEAEQKEAQRLSELEAMRRVEEEFQKKRAREKASIRQQLRMFSLEENSPNCTSLPPEWQVNTARADPDGAVSSPTPSPTAVEDSLENYERKRDARKLSDDMSIFMPPPMSRKPLHTEILNEMRLSSRRYFDYKPENSSYNGRSNHLPQIVGHIPARRDVDEAMRF; encoded by the exons ATGGGAAATTCCAATAGTTTAGCTCACTATACTCCGGACATTGAGGAAAAATGGCATCACTCCCTGCCACAACCTTCCTACCAGCAGCAAATTAAAGTACTCCCAGATCTCACAGAAACCTCCCGTCTGCGACCAACAAATAACGGTGTCATCCTCCATTCTGGAGGAACCCTAACCGGCCGAAGGGAATCTATCGGAGCCATAGGCAGTGGAGTCCATCGGTCCCGTAGCATTTCCTCCCCAACGCATCACCATGAGATGAAATACAAACCCGGAGCCCTTCAGAGGCATCATACACAACTCGAAATGGTGCCAAGTGGAAGAAACTATGCCGCCCAGGAGATGAATTACAAGCGTTTTGGTTCAGAACCCGATTTACGCTTCTCCGAAGAGGAACTTCTCAATCAGAATCGCAATATTCAGGCAAAATTTCCCAAAGGACGCAAGAAAAAAGCACCCCCAAATGTCCCTAATCGACCTGGATATGAATACGATCCAAGTCGTTTTGGATGGAAACCCAGGCAGGAGATTGAGCAGATGCCAATCCCAACGCCTCAGCTGCAGCATCAGCAGCAACCACGAAAACTGAGACTCTTCAAAACAAAAGCAGAGTCCAGCAAAAAGAATGGAAATCCACCGAAGCTGGCAACTGAAGCTTCGGATATGCACTTTAGGAAACCCTTTATGGACAGGAGAAACAAGTACTTAAGGGACAGTCGACCGGCTCAAG ATGACATCAATTTGAGACAGCCCGATTTTCAAGCATCATCAGCCAAGTCCAAAATCCAATTGCTCCCAATGCCTCAGTACAGGAGAGAAAAATCCTTCGATTTGAGCCTCCTGCTGAGCCGAAAGAAGGAAGAGAGTAAGCAAGGACCACCACCAAATACCTTCAGAAAGCTCTCTGATGGCAAGGAGTTTGATCTGAAGACCACTTCCAAAGCAAAAGCTGCCCCATCATCACCTCTGACCAAGTCAAAAGCCCGAAGAGCATCGCAACCGCCTCAGGTCGTAGGCAATGACTTCCAGAAGGAATTGCAAGAAGCCACAAGGAGACGCTCAATGGCAGTTAAGCTGCAAACAAGTGAGAAATCCCTCAAGACGACTGATGTGAAATCTCCGGCCAAAGAAAATCAAGGGAACCATATGCCCCAGAAGAAGATGTCTCCAGGAATTATGGAACAGAAAATTGTGGCAAAACCAAAGGAGCAAATCACAATAAAAGTCCCTGCACCTGAAACCCCAATTCCCAAGCCACCAACTCAACCAAATCCCCCTCCAGCTCAGCCCCAAACCGAAAAAGTCGCCCCCAAGACGTTCTACTTCGGCATGGGTGACCCTCAGAGTTCAAAACTCCCCGATATGAACCTGGAAAAAGTCGAAAATGAAGCCATTGACATCTTTGCCGAAAGTATCCTCAATCTGAAGCGTCGACCACGTCTAACTGACTCCTCAGAATCTGCAATGTCTTCAGATGCTGAAGAAAATATGCTGCAAGATCTAGCCAAAGGAGATGAtgaaacagacggaatttcccTACAATTGCGTCCAACACTGCCcaaaaaacaatttgaaatcCCAAGATTTAGTCCAGCAGCCGCCTGGAGAATGCTAACTCCAGCCAATGATCCAACAGAAAGGGAATTCAATCCGTGGAAAATTGAAAAGCCCGACAACTTTAGTTTAAGTGATCGTCCTCCAGACACTTCA TCCCGCAATGAGGAGAGAATTGAGCGAATCTATCGTGAACCAATTCCAGGCTTGCCAGACAACAAGAGTGGTGACAGTGGAATCTCTGGTGATGCCGGACTCCTCGAACTAACCGACACATCACCCATTAACGTCAACAGTGCCACTAATGAGGAACAAAAATTAGGACCATTTCTCTCACCTTGGACCCCTCAGCAGGACCTAGGTGAAGAGAGCAGTTCAGATGGAGATGAACTGAAAGAAAAAGCCCAAAAGGATGATATAGGGCAGAAACATGCTTTCAGTCTCTCCCTGCCACGCGAAAGTAGCATCTACAGTGACAAAGTCGACAAGCAATCCTTCAACAGTCTCCAGAGACTGAGAAGAACTGTCTCTGGTGCCTTCAATGGCAACAGTGATCCTGGACAAATGGACATATCACCCTATCGCAACGACAATTGGTTCCTAAGTCGTTCAgcaccaaattcaattgaaaagaaTCCCTTACCTTCAATTTCTGATCAG gaggaTATTGAGAAAGATATTCCACCCCCTATGAATATTGTTCCATCAATGCAACCTCCATCATTCAGTTACTTAGCTGGTGGAAAGCACTTTATGTACTTACCTCATCGAACTGTGGCCAAAAGTGACTCAGTCAGCGAGAAGACTCCACCGGTGAAACGAGAAGAGGAAACTTCATCAAATCACAGAGAGAATCTGCAAGATTCTCCTGCATCGTGGACT ccACCAGTAAAGACTAGCAAGTCTAAGAATCATCGCTTCACCTTCCAAAGCACAGTGCGTCAAATTGAACGACGTCGACTGGCTGAAAAGCTCTCCAAGGAAGCTGAACAGAAGGAAGCTCAGCGTCTCAGTGAACTAGAAGCCATGCGAAGAGTTGAAGAGGAGTTTCAGAAGAAGCGCGCCAGAGAGAAGGCATCAATTCGGCAGCAATTGAGGATGTTCTCTCTGGAAGAGAATAGCCCAAATTGCACGAGTTTGCCACCTGAATGGCAAGTCAACACC GCCAGAGCTGATCCAGATGGAGCAGTTTCGAGTCCTACACCCAGCCCCACGGCTGTAGAAGATTCCCTAGAGAATTACGAAAGGAAGCGAGATGCTAGGAAGCTTAGCGATGACATGAGCATCTTCATGCCACCACCAATGTCCAGAAAGCCCCTCCATACGGAAATTCTGAACGAGATGCGTCTGTCCAGTCGTCGATACTTTGACTACAAGCCCGAAAATTCATCATACAATGGCAGGTCAAATCATCTGCCCCAGATTGTGGGACACATTCCCGCCAGGAGAGACGTGGATGAAGCAATGCGCTTTTGA
- the LOC129798869 gene encoding ribonuclease H2 subunit B: MSKTRGGKGKGGKKDSAESCEVFTRLKGETRVCFLDKELFEVREGVETAGQLDVISLKNPSTLKASNYIVSGDGKSITELLQFCQPHRSWFIDESIQADGNVYLTTQIDPLFLILPYLVESCSEMASPLDSFLVDQDFPDIFRLQKIVTEKQMDRISDLKGNGIVKGFKYNEEKTLDWLTQKCQRVTKVLRDKKIFVGQGAMSATFISPDAINETEDAMNYLTYAFSIVSDYISEDLSGLLKKKLGIEDKVAASVKRKSSKTLQDTTGKKVKKENDENAFAETDLVKEKAPEVKLTTKEKALAKAATGTKSIMSFFKKK; encoded by the exons ATGTCGAAAACAAGAGGAGGAAAGGGCAAAGGTGGAAAGAAAGACAGTGCTGAGAGCTGTGAGGTGTTTACGAGGCTAAAGGGAGAGACGCGGGTCTGCTTCCTCGATAAGGAATTATTTGAGGTTAGGGAAGGAGTTGAGACAGCCGGTCAGTTGGATGTGATTTCCCTGAAGAATCCCTCAACGCTCAAGGCATCGAATTATATTGTTTCTGGAGATGGGAAGAGTATCACGGAATTGCTGCAGTTCTGTCAGCCACATCGTTCCTGGTTCATTGACGAATCCATCCAGGCGGATGGGAATGTTTACTTAACCACTCAGATTGACCCTCTTTTCCTGATTCTTCCCTACCTTGTGGAGTCCTGCAGTGAGATGGCATCTCCCCTGGACAGTTTTCTCGTTGATCAGGACTTTCCGGATATCTTTCGGTTGCAGAAAATCGTCACGGAGAAGCAAATGGATAGA atctCAGATCTCAAGGGGAATGGAATTGTCAAGGGATTCAAGTACAATGAAGAAAAAACGCTCGATTGGTTGACCCAAAAGTGCCAAAGAGTCACAAAAGTCCTCCGGGACAAGAAGATTTTTGTTGGTCAGGGAGCAATGTCTGCCACTTTCATATCTCCAGATGCCATCAATGAGACTGAAGATGCTATGAATTACCTGACTTATGCCTTTTCAATTGTCTCTGACTACATCTCTGAAGACTTGAGTGGGCTGCTGAAGAAGAAATTGGGAATAGAGGATAAAGTCGCAGCAAGTGTTAAGAGGAAGTCATCAAAGACTCTCCAGGACACCACTGGGAAGAAGGTGAAGAAGGAAAATGACGAAAATGCCTTCGCTGAGACGGATCTGGTGAAGGAGAAGGCACCGGAAGTGAAACTGACGACCAAGGAAAAGGCCCTGGCCAAAGCAGCAACTGGCACCAAGAGTATAATGTCATTTTTCAAGAAGAAATAA